The genomic window CGATGAGGTCGAAGTGGTGCGCTCCCGCCAGCACGGTGCTGCGCGCCCCGAAGCCCTGCGTCTGGGCGAGCGGGACGGTCGTGTCGGCGTCCCCGTGCACGAGGTGGAGCTGCCCGGCGATCTCGGGGCGGGAGGCCAGCAAGCGCGTCGGGTCGAGCGGCCCGTAGACCCCGGGTCCATCGCCCGGGGCGACTCCCAGCCAGTCACGGACCGCGTCATCACCGAGGTGCTGTGTCAACGCGGCATCGAGGTCGGCCACCGGCGCCAGGGCGAGCGCGCGCACCGGAGGCAGGCCGGGAGTCAGCGCCCGCCACAGCGCGAGCGTCGCCCCTGCGGAGTGCCCGACCCAGGCAGCCACCTCGACGCCGGCGGCCCGCAAGTGCTCATCGAGCGCGGTGAGGTCCTCGATGGTGGCGAAGGGGGCTCCCGGCACCCGGCGGTACTCGGCGAGCACCACCTGCCACCCGGACTGCGCGAGGGCCCGCGCCTGCGGGCGGGCGTGCACCCGGTCGATCTCGGGTCGGAAGTAGCCGCCGTGGATGAGCACCAGGACGGGTGCGCCCGGTCGGCCGACGGTCTCGAAGAGCTGATCCGCCTGCGGGCCGTAGCTGGTGGTGGGGCCGGCGGGACCCGCCGACCCATCCCGCAGCAGACGGGTCAGGGCATCGTGCTCTCCCACGGCGACGGAGTTCCCCTTCATCCGTCCAGTGTCCCCGACCCGCTGCCCATGACGCGATGCCGGACGCATCATGGCGCTCTGCGGGGCTGACAGACTCCCGCCATGACGAAGCGGTCGAGTCGGCACGCCCTCGCTCTTGCCACGCTGGTGTGGTTGCTCATCGAGCTGCTGAGGGGGTGGACTCCCCTGCTCATCACGCTCGTCGGCCGCGCCGCGGAGACTCCGCCGGAGCTCATCGGCGCCTTCGCGCTCGGGGCGACCGCCGCTCCCCTCGTGGTCCTGCTGGTGCTCGGCCGCCGGCTCCTCGCGTTGGGTGCCGTCGTGCCCGCGCTGCTCGTGGTGGCCCTCACCGCGCGCCTGGGCCTCCCCCTCGTCGGGGGCAGGCCGCTCCTGGTGGTCGCGACCGTGGGGGTGGTCGCCGCGGTGCTCGCGCTGTCGCTGGCCGCCGGACGAGCGGGACGGTCGCTGGTCCCCGGCCTGTTCACCGGCGTGGCGCTCGCGGCCGTCACCCACGCGGCGTTGGGCACGTGGGCGGCGGTGTGGCGGGACGACCCGGCCGCTCTCGTGGTGGACACCGTGCTCATCGTCCTCGTGGCGGTTTCCCTGCGGCCGCTGTGGGGCACCACACCGGATCCGGCTCCCCGACGGGCCGGCTGGCTCCTCTTCCCGACGCTCCTCCTGGCAGGGATCACCCTGGCCAACCCGGCGCGCGCTCTCGTCGCCGGCTCGTGGGGTGCAGTCCTCGTCGCCGTTGCCGTGACGGTGGCCGCGGCGTTGTCGGCTCGACCCCGGGGACCGTTCGCGCGGGCCGGGGCCGTGGTGGTCGTCGTCGTCGCAGTGGCCGTGACGATGCTGCCGGATCCCCTTCCGACGTGGTCGCTGGTGGGTTTCGCGCTGGGGATGCCGGCGCTGGCGGTGCTGCTCGCTGCCGGCGGCGGGTCCGCGCCGGCGCCGTCCACGCGGTCGGCCACGCGGTCGGCCACGTCGGTGGCGGGGGGAGCAGTGCTCTTCACGGTCGTGCTCTTCGGGTTCTACGCCGGGTACGACCTCGGCTACCGCGCCGATCTGCTCGTCGTGGGTCTGGCGGTCGTCGTCGCCGTGGTGGCCCTGCCCCCGGTGCGCCGCGTCACCGGCCCGGTCGGCGGGCCGGGGCCGTGGCAGGCGGCCGTTGCCGGCGCCGTCGCGGCCGCCCTCACGGGGGTGGGGCCGCTGGTCAGCGTCCGAGCACTGCCCGCGTCGCCCCCCACGGACGAGGCGACCGTGCGGTTGGCTGCGTGGAACCTGCGGATGGGCTTCGGCATCGACGGCACCTCACGGCCAGACGAGGTCGCGGACCTGTTGCGCGAGGAAGGCGCCGACGTCGTGCTGCTCAGCGAGGTCGACCGGGGGTGGCTGCTCAACGGCGGCCAGGACCAGCTGACGGTCCTCGCGCGGATGCTGGACTACCACCTCGCCTTCGGGCCGGCAGGCGACCAGGTGTGGGGCGACGCGATCCTCAGCCGGTGGCCCGTCAGCGATGTGCAGAGCACCCGGTTGCCGGCCCACGACTCGCTCACCGGAGCGCAGACCCTCGCTGCCACGGTCGCGACGCCGACGGGTGCGCTGCAGGTGATCTCCACGCACATCCAACCGGACGCCGATGGCAGTGACCCGACCCTGCGACAGACGCAGGACGTGGCCAGGCTGGTGCAGCAGGCGAAGGGGGATGGCCTCCCCGTGGCCGTCGGCGGGGACTTCAATTTCGAGCCGGGCAGCGGATCGTGGGAGGCGATCACCGGGGTGGGGATGGACGATGCCCTCGAGGAGGCGCGCCCGCTGCTCACCTCGAGCAGTGACGCGCCGACCCAGCAGATCGACCACGTCTTCGTCAGCGACGGCGTGAGCACGTCGAACCCTCGAACTCGGCAGGGTCTGTGGTCCGATCACCTACCGGTGCTCGTCGACCTCGCGCTGGGGTGACGAACCCGACGCCTGCTCGTCGCCGAGGCGTGCGCTGGCTCCCGGACCGACTCAACCACGGATGATCCCGAGGACCGTCGGCCAGTGCGGGGAGGCCGGGTCGACGAGGTCGAAGTGGTGCGCGTCGGGCACGAGCGTCCGGGCGGCAGGGAAGTCCTCGCTCTGCGCGACGGGGACGCTCGCGTCCAGGGTGCCGTGGACGAGGTGGATGTCCGCCAGCGCCTCGGTGGTGCGTGCCGCCAGGCGGGTCGGGTCGAGCCGGGCATAGGTCATGGGCGACTCCTGCGGGCCGGCGCCGATCCAGTCACGGACCGCGTCGCCACCGAGGCGCTGTGCCACCGCCGCGTCGAAGTCGGCCACCGGCGCGAGGGCGACCACGCGTACCGGTGGCAGATCCCCCGCCAGCGCCCGCCAGAGCGCCAGGGCACCACCGGCGGAGTGCCCGACCCAGACCCGCACGTCGACGTGCTCCGCACGCAGGTGCGCGTCCAGGGCGGCGAGGTCCTCCGTGGCGGTGCAGGCCGCTCCGGGCACCCGTCGGTACTCGGGGAGCACGACCTGCCACCCCGCGGCGACGAGCGCCCGCGCCTGGGGCCGCAAGTGCGTCCGGTCCACGCCGGGCCGGAAGTAGCCGCCGTGCACGAGCACGGCGGCCGGGGCCTCGACCGGCCCGTATCGCTCGAAGACCGCGTCCTTGGAGGTGCGGTAGCGCTCCACGGTCCCCGCGTCGTCGCGCTGCCCCTCCTCGAGCAGGCGGGCGAGTGCCTCGTCCTCGACGGCCTCGATCGGGGTGGGCTGCAACGGCACGGTCGGCCCTCCCTTCCTCGATCTGCACGAAGTGCCCATGTTCGTCCCGTCCGGGCCACTGCGCAAACGCACCGGGCGACGAGCGGCCCCTCGACGTGCGTTCCGGCGGGCGCTGACCGGGTTGTCCCCAGCCCGGGCTACTGTTCGGCCCATGTCCACATGGTCCCGGGGAGGGCTTGCGATCCTGCTCTCGAGCCTGGTCACATCGGCGTGCACCTCGCCGGGTGGGTCGACCGCGGCGACGGTGACGGTGACCGAGACGGCGAGCACCACGGCCACGGCCACGGCCACGGCCGCGCCCACGACGGTCACGCCGTCCCCGGTGACGGTCACCGAGACGGCACCGACACCCCCGGCCGAGGGTGGCCCCGGCGGGGCCTCCCCCGCGCTCGGTGCGCTGGGGTCCCTCCCGGTCAAGGGGCGCGCGCCGAAGACGGGGTACGACCGGGCCCAGTTCGGCCAGGCGTGGAGCGACGCGGTGGAGGTCGACGGGGGTCGCAACGGCTGCGACACCCGCAACGACGTGCTGCGTCGGGATCTCACCGGCATCACGCTCGACCCCTCCACCGGCGGGTGCGTCGTGCTCACCGGGACGCTGCAGGATCCCTTCACGGGCACGACGATCTCCTTCGTCCGCGGCCGGGACACCTCGCGTGAGGTGCAGATCGACCACCTCGTGGCCCTGTCCAACGCGTGGCAGACCGGCGCGCAGCAGCTGGGGGTGCAGCAGCGCGAGGACCTGGCCAACGACCCGCTCAACCTGCTCGCCGTGCAGGGCAGTGCCAATGCGCAGAAGGGCGCCGGCGACGCCGCCACCTGGCTCCCGCGCAAGGCCTTCCGCTGCGACTACGCCGCACGTCAGATCGCGGTCAAGCAGCGCCACCACCTCTGGGTGACCCCGCCCGAGCGCGACGCCCTGACCCGGATCCTTCGCTCGTGCCCCGACCAGCCGCTGCCGACGCCGGCCGGCACCGGTGTGCCCGCGCGCGGTGCCCCATGAGCAGGGCGAAGGGGGCCTTGACGGCCGTGCTCCTCGCGCTCGTCCTGGGCGGGTGCAGCGGTGACGGGGACCCCGCTGCCGCGCCGGCCCCCACGACGACCGTCACCACGACGGCCACCACGACCGTGACGACGACCCCGACGGAGACCGCGGACGTCCCGACCAGCACGACGACGACCACGCCACCTGCGCCGCCACCCGAGCCGGAATCCGCTCCGGCGGAGCCCGAGCCCACCCCGGAACCGGAGCCGCAACCGGCGACCACGGCAGCACCGTCGGGAGCCGGGCAGACCCCCTTCGCCAACTGCACCGCGGCCCGAGCCGCCGGAGGTGCGCCCGTGCACGTGGGCGACCCCGGATACGGCCGTCACCTCGACCGGGACGGTGACGGCGTCGGCTGCGAGTGACCCGATCGCTCAGGGAAGGACGGCGTGGCGCGCCCTCGCCCAGAGCAGGACGGGGATGAGGGTGAGGGCGAGCAGCCCGCCCCCCAGGGCGAGCGCCTGGTAGCTGCTCGTCGCCAGCACCAGACCGGAGGTGACCCCGCCCCCGGCGCCGGCGAGCGCGACGAGGACGTCGATGGCCCCCTGGGTACGGGCCCTGTTCTGCGGGACGGTGGCGTCCACGACGAGCGTGGTGCCGGTGATCAGGCCGAGGTTCCAGCCGAGACCGAGCAGGCTGAGAGCCAGGATGAGCAGGCCCACGGACTCCCCCGGTGCGAGCGCCGCGACCACCCCGGCCGCCAGCAGCGTCACCCCGGAAGCCAGCACCATCGGGGTGCGCCCGAACCTGTCGAGCAGGACACCGGTCACGGGCGAGGGCAGCCACATCGCCGCGATGTGCGCACCGATGACCACCCCGACCGCGCCCATGTCGTG from Janibacter cremeus includes these protein-coding regions:
- a CDS encoding alpha/beta hydrolase, with protein sequence MKGNSVAVGEHDALTRLLRDGSAGPAGPTTSYGPQADQLFETVGRPGAPVLVLIHGGYFRPEIDRVHARPQARALAQSGWQVVLAEYRRVPGAPFATIEDLTALDEHLRAAGVEVAAWVGHSAGATLALWRALTPGLPPVRALALAPVADLDAALTQHLGDDAVRDWLGVAPGDGPGVYGPLDPTRLLASRPEIAGQLHLVHGDADTTVPLAQTQGFGARSTVLAGAHHFDLIDPTSRHWPAVLEVIRG
- a CDS encoding endonuclease/exonuclease/phosphatase family protein, which encodes MTKRSSRHALALATLVWLLIELLRGWTPLLITLVGRAAETPPELIGAFALGATAAPLVVLLVLGRRLLALGAVVPALLVVALTARLGLPLVGGRPLLVVATVGVVAAVLALSLAAGRAGRSLVPGLFTGVALAAVTHAALGTWAAVWRDDPAALVVDTVLIVLVAVSLRPLWGTTPDPAPRRAGWLLFPTLLLAGITLANPARALVAGSWGAVLVAVAVTVAAALSARPRGPFARAGAVVVVVVAVAVTMLPDPLPTWSLVGFALGMPALAVLLAAGGGSAPAPSTRSATRSATSVAGGAVLFTVVLFGFYAGYDLGYRADLLVVGLAVVVAVVALPPVRRVTGPVGGPGPWQAAVAGAVAAALTGVGPLVSVRALPASPPTDEATVRLAAWNLRMGFGIDGTSRPDEVADLLREEGADVVLLSEVDRGWLLNGGQDQLTVLARMLDYHLAFGPAGDQVWGDAILSRWPVSDVQSTRLPAHDSLTGAQTLAATVATPTGALQVISTHIQPDADGSDPTLRQTQDVARLVQQAKGDGLPVAVGGDFNFEPGSGSWEAITGVGMDDALEEARPLLTSSSDAPTQQIDHVFVSDGVSTSNPRTRQGLWSDHLPVLVDLALG
- a CDS encoding prolyl oligopeptidase family serine peptidase → MPLQPTPIEAVEDEALARLLEEGQRDDAGTVERYRTSKDAVFERYGPVEAPAAVLVHGGYFRPGVDRTHLRPQARALVAAGWQVVLPEYRRVPGAACTATEDLAALDAHLRAEHVDVRVWVGHSAGGALALWRALAGDLPPVRVVALAPVADFDAAVAQRLGGDAVRDWIGAGPQESPMTYARLDPTRLAARTTEALADIHLVHGTLDASVPVAQSEDFPAARTLVPDAHHFDLVDPASPHWPTVLGIIRG
- a CDS encoding GmrSD restriction endonuclease domain-containing protein translates to MSTWSRGGLAILLSSLVTSACTSPGGSTAATVTVTETASTTATATATAAPTTVTPSPVTVTETAPTPPAEGGPGGASPALGALGSLPVKGRAPKTGYDRAQFGQAWSDAVEVDGGRNGCDTRNDVLRRDLTGITLDPSTGGCVVLTGTLQDPFTGTTISFVRGRDTSREVQIDHLVALSNAWQTGAQQLGVQQREDLANDPLNLLAVQGSANAQKGAGDAATWLPRKAFRCDYAARQIAVKQRHHLWVTPPERDALTRILRSCPDQPLPTPAGTGVPARGAP
- a CDS encoding excalibur calcium-binding domain-containing protein — translated: MSRAKGALTAVLLALVLGGCSGDGDPAAAPAPTTTVTTTATTTVTTTPTETADVPTSTTTTTPPAPPPEPESAPAEPEPTPEPEPQPATTAAPSGAGQTPFANCTAARAAGGAPVHVGDPGYGRHLDRDGDGVGCE